A part of Bacteroidota bacterium genomic DNA contains:
- the rsfS gene encoding ribosome silencing factor produces MATKKPATTGKSSAKKAAAPKKTAKTGSSPAKTTATKTVKKAAKAVKSAPAKTTARKTAAKSTAVKPAPAKTAAVKKAAAPKAKKIAVNDPSLTLADSVVNGILEKKGENIVCLDLRNIENAVCSFFIICEGNSDTQVEAIAESVEFIVKKETGQRPYRSEGWENALWVLIDYIDVVVHVFERETRSFYNLERLWADAGEIRYSPKGERLN; encoded by the coding sequence ATGGCCACAAAGAAGCCCGCCACGACTGGTAAATCCAGCGCAAAAAAAGCAGCCGCCCCGAAGAAAACGGCTAAAACGGGATCATCTCCCGCTAAAACAACGGCCACCAAAACCGTGAAGAAAGCTGCCAAAGCAGTAAAATCTGCTCCTGCAAAAACCACAGCCCGTAAAACGGCTGCCAAATCAACCGCGGTAAAACCGGCTCCCGCTAAAACTGCTGCCGTAAAAAAAGCAGCCGCTCCCAAAGCAAAAAAAATCGCCGTCAATGATCCCTCGCTCACGCTTGCCGATTCTGTGGTGAATGGCATCCTTGAGAAAAAAGGCGAAAACATTGTGTGCCTTGATCTGCGCAACATCGAAAACGCCGTGTGCTCTTTCTTTATCATCTGCGAAGGTAATTCCGACACACAGGTGGAAGCCATTGCCGAATCGGTGGAATTTATCGTAAAAAAAGAAACCGGGCAGCGTCCCTACCGCTCCGAAGGCTGGGAAAACGCCCTCTGGGTACTGATCGATTACATCGACGTGGTAGTACATGTATTTGAACGCGAAACCCGCAGTTTCTACAACCTCGAACGCCTCTGGGCCGACGCA